A genomic window from Terriglobia bacterium includes:
- a CDS encoding serine protein kinase encodes MEQVTSKFGKMIQEDRDTRERHVWRGTFLGYLDQLRDNPGLTKLTHARLYDVITSAGSRDIGDIDDARTKRLFKDESLKVYSFFEDEFFGIEHVLSKIVRYFHSAALKGEESRQVLYLMGPVGSGKSSLVEKLERGLEDSEAFFAIEGCPMGEEPLHLIPRHLRREFEKMLGVHIEGDLCPVCRFRLKEEFGGRYEEVPVITKFFSKRNRVGIGVVPPVDPNNQDTSVLIGSEDISKLDLYSEGDPRVLDLNGALNVGNRGMVEFIEVFKNETEYLHAMITATQEKVIPAPGRHGMVYVDTVIVAHSNEAEWQKFRSDHTNEAILDRIVVIKVPYNLRLSEEVKIYQKIIRHSDFHAHIAPHTLEVASMFAILTRLEPSAKCDLRTKLKLYNGEEVVEKGKTKKVDMQELRDDTKREGMSGISTRFIMKALDNALSDNAAGNCINPINVREALINMTKEADLPDDTRKQYLDFLQDILHKEYLEILEKEITKAFVYSYQEQAESLFQNYLDHAEAYVNKTKVKDRNTKEELQADEGFLKSIEEQIAIIGSAAEGFRQEVIAYLWASARRNERVSYTSYEPLKEAIERKLMTSVRDISRIITKARTRDEAQSEKYSAMVQNLMQIGYCHSCVDVVLKYAANNLWKD; translated from the coding sequence ATGGAGCAAGTTACCAGCAAGTTCGGGAAAATGATCCAGGAGGATCGGGACACGCGGGAGAGACATGTCTGGCGCGGAACATTCCTCGGGTACCTGGATCAGCTGAGGGATAACCCTGGTCTTACGAAACTGACACACGCGCGATTGTACGATGTCATCACAAGCGCAGGATCGCGCGACATCGGCGATATCGACGATGCTCGTACCAAAAGGCTCTTTAAGGATGAATCGCTCAAGGTTTACAGTTTCTTCGAGGACGAGTTCTTCGGCATCGAGCATGTGCTTTCCAAGATCGTCCGCTACTTCCATTCGGCGGCCTTGAAAGGCGAGGAGAGCCGCCAGGTGCTCTACCTGATGGGGCCTGTCGGATCCGGCAAGAGCTCGCTCGTGGAGAAACTGGAGCGTGGACTGGAGGACAGCGAGGCGTTTTTTGCCATCGAGGGCTGCCCGATGGGGGAAGAGCCGCTGCACTTGATACCACGCCACCTCCGGCGCGAGTTTGAAAAAATGCTCGGCGTTCACATCGAAGGAGACCTGTGTCCGGTCTGTCGTTTCCGGCTTAAGGAAGAGTTCGGCGGGCGCTATGAAGAGGTCCCAGTAATCACCAAATTCTTCTCCAAGCGTAACCGGGTCGGCATCGGCGTGGTGCCTCCGGTAGACCCCAACAACCAGGACACCTCGGTGCTGATCGGCAGCGAGGACATCTCAAAGCTCGACCTCTATTCGGAGGGGGATCCGCGCGTTCTCGATCTGAACGGCGCGCTCAATGTCGGCAACCGCGGCATGGTGGAGTTTATCGAGGTTTTTAAAAACGAAACCGAGTATCTCCATGCAATGATCACGGCTACGCAGGAGAAGGTCATACCGGCACCCGGCCGCCACGGCATGGTGTACGTCGATACGGTGATTGTCGCGCACTCCAACGAAGCCGAGTGGCAGAAGTTCAGATCCGATCACACGAACGAAGCTATCCTCGACCGCATCGTGGTGATCAAGGTGCCTTACAACCTGCGGCTTTCCGAAGAGGTGAAAATCTACCAGAAGATCATTCGGCATTCTGATTTCCACGCCCACATTGCCCCGCACACGCTCGAGGTCGCCTCGATGTTCGCCATCCTGACACGCCTCGAGCCGAGTGCGAAGTGCGACCTGCGCACCAAACTCAAGCTCTACAACGGTGAGGAGGTGGTCGAAAAGGGCAAGACCAAGAAGGTCGACATGCAGGAACTGCGCGATGACACCAAGCGCGAAGGGATGAGCGGCATCTCCACTCGTTTCATCATGAAGGCGCTCGACAATGCCCTGTCGGATAATGCGGCGGGGAATTGCATCAACCCGATCAATGTGCGCGAGGCCCTGATCAACATGACCAAGGAAGCCGACCTTCCCGACGATACGCGCAAGCAGTACCTGGACTTCCTCCAGGATATTCTGCACAAGGAATACCTGGAGATTCTCGAGAAGGAGATTACCAAGGCCTTCGTCTACTCATACCAAGAGCAGGCCGAATCGCTGTTCCAGAACTACCTCGACCATGCTGAGGCCTATGTCAACAAGACCAAGGTGAAGGATAGAAACACCAAGGAGGAGCTGCAGGCGGACGAGGGATTCCTCAAATCGATTGAAGAGCAGATCGCGATCATCGGCTCCGCGGCGGAAGGGTTCCGCCAGGAGGTGATCGCCTATCTGTGGGCGTCGGCACGCCGCAACGAAAGGGTCAGTTACACCAGCTATGAACCTCTCAAGGAAGCCATCGAAAGAAAGCTGATGACTTCGGTGCGCGACATCAGCCGCATCATCACCAAAGCACGTACCCGGGACGAGGCTCAGTCGGAAAAGTACAGTGCCATGGTCCAGAACCTGATGCAGATAGGCTACTGCCACAGCTGCGTCGACGTCGTCCTGAAGTACGCCGCCAACAATCTGTGGAAAGACTGA
- the yhbH gene encoding sporulation protein YhbH yields MKPFSETIFRPFRQSEAEHSDRSAGDRLRHRQKVRESIRDNIADIIAEESIIGRDRDRIIKVPIRGIKEYRFIHGENAPGVGEGQGDEQPGQTIGKAGGKGDGAGQAGDQPGVDYYETDVTLDELIEIMFEDLELPDLERKKLREIEAERISRRKGYRQVGIRVRLDKRRTVKARVRRQHATRRGPDDTRTRFPFHDDDLTYRHMITDTKKESNAVVIAIMDTSGSMDTMKKYLARSFFFLLSQFVATKYRTVETVFIAHHTEAAEVTEEEFFHKGESGGTFVSSGYRKSLEIIEARYHPSLWNIYVFHCSDGDNFDSDNAAALQSADELCQVSNLFGYGEIKPQGMSYYENSMMKIFSRLEAGNFHTMLIERKEDVWPSFKAFLAKDRAAEQ; encoded by the coding sequence ATGAAACCTTTTTCGGAGACCATCTTCCGACCCTTTCGCCAGTCTGAAGCCGAGCACAGCGACCGCTCTGCAGGCGACCGCCTGCGCCATCGGCAGAAGGTCCGGGAATCCATCCGCGATAACATCGCCGACATCATCGCCGAAGAGTCGATTATCGGGCGCGACAGGGACCGGATCATCAAGGTGCCGATCCGCGGGATCAAGGAGTATCGCTTTATCCACGGCGAAAACGCTCCGGGTGTAGGGGAAGGACAGGGCGATGAGCAGCCCGGGCAAACGATCGGCAAGGCCGGTGGAAAAGGGGATGGCGCAGGCCAGGCCGGCGATCAGCCCGGCGTCGACTATTATGAAACAGACGTCACCCTGGATGAGTTGATCGAGATCATGTTTGAAGACCTCGAGCTGCCCGACCTCGAGCGCAAGAAGCTGCGCGAAATCGAGGCGGAACGCATCAGCCGCAGGAAGGGCTATCGCCAGGTAGGGATCCGCGTTCGACTGGACAAGCGGCGCACGGTCAAAGCCAGGGTGCGGCGCCAGCATGCCACGCGCCGCGGGCCGGACGATACGCGCACGCGCTTTCCGTTTCACGACGACGATCTGACCTACCGCCACATGATCACGGATACCAAGAAGGAGTCTAATGCGGTGGTGATTGCCATCATGGATACCTCCGGTTCCATGGACACCATGAAGAAGTACCTCGCGCGCAGCTTTTTCTTCCTGCTGTCGCAGTTCGTCGCCACTAAATATCGCACCGTTGAGACGGTGTTCATCGCCCACCATACCGAGGCCGCCGAAGTGACCGAAGAAGAATTCTTCCACAAAGGAGAATCCGGCGGGACCTTTGTTTCTTCAGGTTACCGAAAGTCGCTCGAAATCATCGAGGCCCGCTATCACCCGTCGCTATGGAATATTTACGTGTTCCACTGCTCCGATGGAGACAACTTCGATTCCGACAATGCTGCCGCATTGCAGAGCGCAGATGAGCTCTGCCAGGTGTCCAACCTTTTCGGCTACGGCGAGATCAAGCCGCAGGGCATGAGCTATTACGAGAACTCCATGATGAAGATCTTCAGCCGTCTCGAAGCCGGCAACTTTCACACGATGCTTATCGAGCGCAAGGAAGATGTGTGGCCGAGCTTCAAGGCATTTCTCGCAAAGGATCGCGCGGCAGAACAGTGA
- a CDS encoding SpoVR family protein, whose protein sequence is MAPLYDIKDLEKWDARIREKVNEFGLSCFPQEFEMCDHNQMLAYMSYSGMPAHYPHWSFGKAFEKLKTLYDYGVSGLPYEMVINSNPALAYLMRDNSLLLQILTIAHVYAHNDFFKNNFTFRTTRPEYTQATFKVHGGRIRAYIEDPSIGLDKVEGMLDAAHAVSLQCRRNLAVRKPTLEEERRRLLDQACPPADKFARIHRRQPYVEPDLHKVPLVPDEDLLLFIRDHNPYLAEWEKDVLTIVHEEAQYFIPQIETKIMNEGWATYWHKRILDSLNLPQDLQLEFIVRHNQVVRPFPKGFNPYHIGLRVWEDIGRRGEEGNVKKEEAEKAARFPGTRLLFEVREADRDTSFLRRHLGEQLMRELNLFEFEKRDEDLVVSRVSDEAEWRAVKETLLKNVGVNGMPVIKVEDSDYSHNHTLYLKHYHDGRDLQLEYAEKTLAHLRRLWQRDVVLETIVNSEPVLLLYQEDGLSRKHI, encoded by the coding sequence ATGGCTCCGCTTTACGACATCAAAGATCTGGAAAAGTGGGACGCCCGCATCCGAGAGAAGGTAAATGAATTCGGCCTCAGCTGCTTCCCTCAGGAATTCGAGATGTGCGATCACAACCAGATGCTGGCCTATATGTCCTACTCGGGGATGCCGGCGCACTATCCGCACTGGTCCTTCGGCAAGGCTTTCGAAAAGCTCAAGACTCTTTACGATTACGGGGTCTCCGGCCTTCCCTACGAGATGGTCATCAACTCTAACCCGGCGCTTGCCTACCTGATGCGCGACAACTCCCTGCTCCTGCAGATTCTGACGATTGCCCACGTCTATGCCCACAACGACTTCTTCAAAAACAATTTTACTTTTCGTACCACACGCCCGGAGTACACGCAGGCCACCTTCAAGGTCCACGGCGGCCGCATCCGGGCATACATCGAAGACCCGAGCATAGGGCTGGACAAAGTCGAAGGCATGCTGGATGCCGCGCACGCCGTCTCGCTGCAGTGCCGCCGGAACCTTGCCGTGCGCAAGCCTACCCTGGAGGAGGAGCGCCGGCGACTCCTCGACCAGGCATGCCCGCCTGCCGACAAGTTCGCCAGGATCCACCGCCGCCAGCCGTACGTCGAGCCCGATCTGCACAAAGTCCCGCTCGTGCCCGACGAGGATCTGCTGCTTTTTATACGTGACCACAATCCCTACCTGGCCGAGTGGGAAAAGGACGTGCTCACGATCGTGCACGAGGAAGCTCAGTACTTCATTCCTCAGATTGAAACCAAGATCATGAATGAAGGTTGGGCAACCTACTGGCACAAGCGCATCCTCGACAGCCTGAACCTGCCCCAGGATCTGCAGCTCGAATTCATCGTGCGCCACAACCAGGTCGTGCGGCCCTTCCCCAAAGGATTCAACCCGTACCACATCGGCTTGCGCGTTTGGGAAGATATCGGAAGGCGCGGGGAAGAAGGGAACGTGAAGAAGGAAGAGGCTGAAAAAGCAGCTCGCTTCCCCGGCACCCGCCTGCTATTTGAAGTGCGCGAAGCCGACCGGGATACCTCGTTTCTGCGCCGGCACCTCGGCGAGCAGCTCATGCGCGAGCTGAACCTCTTCGAGTTCGAAAAGCGCGACGAGGATCTGGTGGTCAGCCGGGTTTCCGACGAGGCGGAATGGCGCGCCGTCAAGGAGACGCTCCTGAAGAACGTGGGTGTGAACGGCATGCCCGTGATCAAAGTGGAGGATTCCGACTACAGCCACAACCACACCTTGTATCTCAAGCACTACCACGACGGCCGCGACCTGCAGTTGGAGTACGCAGAAAAGACCTTGGCCCACCTGCGCCGACTATGGCAGCGCGACGTCGTTCTCGAGACCATCGTCAACAGCGAGCCGGTGCTGCTCCTCTATCAGGAAGACGGCCTCTCGCGGAAACACATCTAG
- the tkt gene encoding transketolase, giving the protein MGNLESMSIEDLTICTIRTLAMDAVQKADSGHPGTPMALAPLAYVLWRRFLRFNPGNPDWFNRDRFILSCGHASMLLYAMLYLSGYSLTLEDIKNFRQWGSKTPGHPEYGLTPGVETTTGPLGQGIMNSVGMAMAEAHLAARFNRDGHDIVDHFTYAFCSDGDLMEGASNEAASVAGHLGLGKLIWVYDNNHISLEGPTELSYSDDVARRFEGYRWHVQDIGDQANDLEALSSALQQACEEKERPSLIIVQSHIGYGAPHMQDTFEAHGSPLGEEEVRLAKKFYGWPEEAKFLVPDRALQHMREAVDRGRKWEAEWQAKFSAYRKAFPEPAREFEQALRGDLPPGWDKDIPVFKPSDGPMATRSASNKILNAFSDRLPWLIGGSGDLAPSTKTLMKNTSYFEKGACANRNIAWGVREHCMCASSSGIVLHGGVRAFAASFFIFTDYARPAIRLAALMELPAIYVMTHDSIGLGEDGPTHQPVEQLASLRAMPHMCVIRPADANEVSYAWRAALARTTGPTMMVLSRQNLPIVDRSKLAGAEGVLKGAYVLSREKGKVPRALLIASGSEVPLILAAQEKLQQDEIGVRVVSMASWELFREQPQSYRDEVLPPNVTARLAVEAGVAQGWHEWVGDAGDVIAIATFGASAPYQENFKHYGLTVENIIAKTKKLLKK; this is encoded by the coding sequence ATGGGCAATCTTGAGAGCATGTCGATCGAGGATTTGACGATCTGCACGATCCGCACTCTGGCGATGGATGCCGTCCAGAAAGCCGACTCAGGCCATCCGGGCACGCCGATGGCCCTGGCCCCGCTGGCTTATGTCCTTTGGCGGAGATTTCTCCGCTTCAATCCCGGCAATCCCGATTGGTTCAATCGAGACCGTTTCATCCTCTCATGCGGCCACGCCTCGATGCTGCTGTATGCCATGCTGTATCTGAGCGGCTATAGTCTGACGCTCGAGGATATCAAGAACTTCCGGCAGTGGGGCAGCAAGACTCCCGGCCACCCCGAATATGGTTTGACCCCCGGAGTGGAGACCACCACGGGACCCCTGGGGCAGGGGATTATGAACTCCGTGGGGATGGCGATGGCCGAAGCTCACCTCGCCGCCAGGTTCAACAGGGATGGCCACGACATTGTCGATCACTTCACCTATGCGTTTTGCAGTGATGGAGATCTGATGGAAGGCGCATCGAACGAAGCCGCCTCGGTTGCCGGACACCTTGGCCTGGGAAAACTGATCTGGGTCTACGACAACAACCACATCAGCCTGGAAGGGCCCACCGAACTCTCTTACTCGGATGATGTGGCGCGGCGCTTCGAAGGTTACCGGTGGCACGTCCAGGATATCGGCGACCAGGCCAATGATCTGGAAGCTCTGAGTTCGGCCCTTCAGCAGGCCTGCGAGGAAAAAGAGCGGCCGTCGCTCATCATCGTGCAGTCACACATCGGCTATGGGGCCCCGCACATGCAGGATACCTTCGAGGCGCACGGTTCTCCTCTGGGCGAGGAAGAGGTCAGGCTCGCCAAAAAGTTCTACGGCTGGCCGGAAGAGGCAAAATTCCTGGTGCCGGACCGCGCGCTCCAGCACATGCGCGAAGCGGTGGATCGGGGACGGAAATGGGAGGCAGAGTGGCAGGCGAAATTCAGCGCTTACAGAAAGGCGTTCCCGGAGCCGGCGCGGGAATTCGAGCAGGCGCTGCGCGGCGATCTTCCTCCCGGGTGGGACAAAGATATCCCCGTTTTCAAACCATCCGACGGCCCCATGGCGACGCGCTCGGCCTCGAACAAGATCCTCAACGCCTTTTCGGACCGGCTCCCCTGGTTGATCGGCGGCAGCGGCGATCTGGCGCCGTCCACCAAGACGCTGATGAAGAACACATCCTATTTCGAGAAGGGCGCCTGCGCGAACCGCAATATTGCCTGGGGAGTGCGCGAGCACTGCATGTGCGCCTCGAGCTCCGGCATCGTCCTCCACGGCGGGGTGCGCGCGTTCGCCGCTTCGTTTTTCATCTTCACCGATTACGCCCGTCCGGCGATCCGGCTGGCTGCACTGATGGAGCTGCCCGCCATCTACGTGATGACCCACGATTCGATCGGCCTGGGCGAAGATGGACCGACACACCAGCCCGTGGAGCAACTTGCTTCGCTCCGGGCTATGCCGCACATGTGCGTCATCCGGCCCGCCGATGCCAACGAGGTCTCCTACGCCTGGCGCGCCGCACTTGCGCGCACAACGGGCCCGACCATGATGGTGCTCAGCCGTCAGAATCTGCCGATCGTCGACAGGAGCAAGCTGGCCGGAGCCGAAGGCGTTCTGAAGGGCGCTTATGTTCTCTCGCGGGAAAAGGGGAAAGTGCCTCGCGCGCTGTTGATTGCCAGCGGCTCTGAGGTGCCGCTGATTCTCGCGGCCCAGGAGAAGCTGCAACAGGACGAAATCGGCGTGCGCGTCGTGAGCATGGCAAGCTGGGAGCTTTTCCGGGAACAGCCGCAAAGCTATCGGGATGAAGTGCTGCCGCCGAACGTGACTGCCCGGTTGGCGGTCGAAGCCGGTGTAGCGCAAGGCTGGCATGAATGGGTAGGCGATGCCGGCGATGTCATCGCCATCGCTACGTTCGGCGCCAGCGCCCCCTACCAGGAAAACTTCAAGCATTACGGACTCACCGTGGAAAACATCATCGCGAAAACCAAGAAACTCTTAAAAAAGTGA
- a CDS encoding bifunctional transaldolase/phosoglucose isomerase, translating into MNNLLKLRDYGQSYWMDNLTRGMIVRGELKKRVTEQGLLGITSNPTIFNKAISKSSDYDEQIRQLVEEKRGVREIYEALVVKDIQDACDILRPVYDQSDGIDGFVSLEVSPYLAYDTQGTIQEVNRLFQAVSRPNCFIKIPGTSAAVPAIEECLYRGVNVNITLLFSIQNYEAVAHTYIRALERRVAEGKPIRQLASVASFFLSRIDTLADQLLGHRIVPGAEVDDTPPVQLLGKAAVASAKLAYVSFKRIFNGDRWQKLADQGARVQRPLWASTSTKDPLYRDVKYVEPLIGPHTVNTMPEPTISAFADHGIIEANSIEKDVEEARQVVNDLGKAGIDLDFVTRQLVNEGIQKFIEPYNTLMSALAGRRRQLLADKESPQIVSFGPSKAEVAAAYESLDAKQFARRLYARDALLWKSDPKQVAAIRNRLGWLDSMKDFLVKADDLTSFAREIRDAQFQHVVLLGMGGSSLCPEVARETFGSAPGWPKLLVLDNTDPAAIADVESQIDLKHTLFLVASKSGTTTETISFYRYFYGRMSGKGIDKAGSHFVAITDPGTRLAEEGRGRGFRRIFENPADVGGRYSAVSYFGLLPMALIGVDIRLLLDQALQMRQSCGPSVPPEANPGVSLGALLGINERNGRDKVTFVLSRSVSRFGAWAEQLLAESTGKDGRGLIPIDGEELGKPEDYGQDRTFIFMRLKDETDQKTERKLQTLEAAGHPLVRIELRDRLALGAEFMRWEVATAAAGAVLGIDPFDEPNVAESKKNTTDLLQEWKQKGTFAEGSPIIGDDRLNVYCAGGARWLFEGSRNSMANFVNAFLGLARSPDYVALLAYFLSTSGRDKRLDALRLHVRNRARVATTLGYGPRYLHSTGQLHKGGPDRGVFVLLTADASEDLLIPGEDFGFAVLQRAQALGDFRSLNSKGRRVIRIHLGPDVDKGLKLLVDMVNERGGA; encoded by the coding sequence ATGAACAATCTACTCAAGCTCAGGGACTACGGACAGAGCTACTGGATGGACAATCTTACCCGGGGCATGATTGTGCGCGGCGAGCTGAAGAAACGTGTCACAGAGCAGGGCCTGTTGGGAATCACGTCCAATCCGACAATATTCAACAAAGCAATCTCCAAGAGCAGCGACTACGACGAACAGATCAGGCAACTGGTCGAGGAGAAACGCGGGGTTCGTGAGATCTACGAAGCCCTGGTGGTGAAGGACATCCAGGATGCTTGCGACATTCTGCGTCCGGTATACGACCAGTCCGATGGCATCGACGGTTTCGTGAGCCTGGAGGTTTCTCCCTATCTGGCCTACGACACGCAAGGCACCATCCAGGAGGTGAACCGGCTGTTTCAGGCGGTGTCACGGCCGAACTGCTTCATCAAGATTCCCGGCACATCCGCCGCCGTGCCTGCGATCGAAGAGTGTCTCTACCGGGGAGTGAATGTCAACATCACGCTCCTGTTTTCGATTCAGAACTACGAAGCAGTCGCGCATACCTACATCCGAGCTCTGGAGCGGCGCGTGGCGGAAGGCAAGCCCATCCGGCAGCTGGCTTCCGTCGCCAGCTTCTTCCTGAGCCGCATCGACACGCTCGCCGACCAGCTTCTCGGGCATAGGATCGTCCCCGGTGCGGAGGTCGACGACACGCCGCCGGTGCAGCTGCTCGGCAAGGCCGCCGTAGCCAGTGCCAAGCTTGCCTATGTGAGCTTCAAGAGAATTTTCAACGGCGATCGCTGGCAAAAACTGGCCGACCAAGGCGCGCGCGTCCAGAGGCCTCTCTGGGCCAGCACCAGCACCAAGGATCCCCTCTATCGGGACGTCAAATATGTCGAGCCGCTCATCGGGCCGCATACCGTCAATACCATGCCTGAACCGACCATCTCCGCTTTCGCGGACCACGGAATCATTGAAGCGAACTCCATCGAAAAGGATGTAGAGGAAGCGCGGCAGGTCGTGAACGACCTCGGGAAAGCGGGTATAGACCTGGATTTTGTCACGCGCCAGCTGGTGAATGAAGGGATTCAAAAGTTCATCGAACCCTACAACACACTCATGAGCGCCCTCGCCGGCAGGCGCCGGCAGCTGCTGGCTGACAAGGAATCCCCACAGATAGTGAGTTTCGGTCCCTCCAAAGCCGAGGTTGCCGCCGCATACGAATCGCTGGACGCGAAGCAGTTTGCCAGGCGCCTGTATGCGCGCGACGCACTCCTGTGGAAGTCGGACCCCAAACAGGTCGCTGCGATCCGCAATCGGCTCGGCTGGCTGGACAGCATGAAGGATTTCCTGGTGAAAGCGGATGACCTCACCAGCTTCGCCCGCGAGATCAGGGATGCGCAGTTCCAGCATGTGGTACTGCTGGGAATGGGTGGCAGCAGCCTGTGTCCCGAAGTGGCCCGGGAAACCTTCGGATCCGCGCCCGGCTGGCCGAAGCTCCTGGTGCTCGACAACACCGATCCTGCGGCAATCGCCGACGTGGAGTCGCAGATCGATCTCAAGCACACCTTGTTCCTGGTTGCGAGCAAATCGGGCACCACCACGGAAACCATCAGTTTCTACCGCTACTTCTACGGCCGGATGAGCGGGAAGGGAATCGACAAGGCCGGCAGCCACTTTGTCGCCATTACCGATCCGGGGACACGCCTGGCAGAGGAGGGACGAGGACGCGGCTTCCGGCGCATCTTCGAAAATCCCGCCGACGTCGGCGGCCGCTACTCTGCGGTTTCCTACTTCGGGCTGCTGCCCATGGCGCTCATAGGCGTCGACATCCGGTTGCTTCTCGATCAGGCTCTTCAAATGCGCCAGAGCTGCGGGCCTTCCGTGCCCCCGGAAGCCAACCCCGGTGTCAGTCTCGGCGCGCTGCTCGGCATCAACGAACGGAACGGACGTGACAAAGTTACATTTGTACTCTCCCGTTCGGTGAGCCGATTCGGTGCCTGGGCCGAACAACTGCTTGCAGAAAGCACCGGCAAGGATGGACGCGGGCTGATACCCATCGATGGTGAGGAACTCGGCAAACCTGAAGACTACGGACAGGACCGCACCTTCATTTTCATGAGACTGAAGGACGAAACGGATCAGAAGACCGAGAGAAAGCTGCAGACTCTGGAGGCGGCCGGTCACCCTCTGGTTCGCATCGAACTCAGGGACAGATTGGCGCTAGGGGCCGAGTTCATGCGCTGGGAAGTGGCCACGGCTGCCGCCGGCGCCGTCCTCGGCATCGATCCCTTCGATGAACCGAACGTCGCGGAAAGCAAGAAGAACACGACGGACCTGTTGCAGGAGTGGAAACAGAAAGGCACCTTTGCCGAGGGCAGTCCAATCATCGGTGACGATCGACTCAATGTTTATTGTGCGGGGGGCGCCCGCTGGCTTTTTGAAGGAAGCCGGAATTCCATGGCGAACTTCGTGAATGCATTCCTTGGCCTGGCCCGATCCCCCGATTATGTGGCATTGCTGGCTTACTTCCTTTCGACTTCAGGGCGCGACAAGAGGCTGGATGCCCTGCGCCTCCATGTGCGCAATCGGGCGCGAGTGGCAACCACTCTTGGATATGGGCCACGCTACCTCCACTCCACCGGACAATTGCACAAGGGGGGGCCGGACCGGGGCGTCTTCGTCCTGCTTACTGCAGATGCGTCCGAAGACCTTCTCATTCCCGGGGAAGACTTCGGATTTGCCGTCTTGCAGCGGGCCCAGGCACTTGGCGACTTCCGGTCGCTGAACAGCAAGGGCCGGCGCGTCATTCGCATCCACCTGGGACCCGACGTTGACAAAGGACTCAAGCTGCTTGTCGATATGGTAAACGAGAGAGGCGGTGCGTAG
- a CDS encoding hydrogenase maturation protease: MRIIGLGNTILSDDGVGIYAAREIGRRLAHAGLASAVDVVESEVAGFALMELLAGCRRAILVDSIQFDNLEPGTVVQIAPHDLRTSLRLRSVHEIDLPTALGLGRHLGLRMPEDITIFGIQAEDAQTFGESLSPAVALGMQRAVDSIMRELSDGDRHALLTERLV, encoded by the coding sequence ATGCGCATCATCGGCCTCGGCAACACGATCCTTAGCGACGACGGTGTCGGCATATACGCGGCGCGGGAAATCGGCCGGCGGCTCGCTCACGCCGGCCTCGCATCGGCCGTGGACGTTGTCGAATCGGAAGTTGCTGGATTCGCCCTCATGGAGCTGCTGGCCGGATGCAGGCGAGCGATCCTGGTGGATTCCATCCAGTTCGATAATCTGGAACCTGGGACGGTGGTCCAGATCGCACCTCATGATCTCCGGACCTCTCTCAGGCTCCGCTCGGTTCACGAAATAGACCTCCCTACCGCCCTCGGCCTCGGACGACACCTCGGCTTGCGGATGCCCGAAGACATTACAATCTTTGGCATCCAGGCGGAAGATGCGCAGACATTCGGCGAGTCCCTGAGCCCGGCAGTGGCGCTCGGGATGCAGAGGGCCGTGGATTCGATTATGCGTGAGCTGAGCGATGGCGATCGCCATGCGCTCCTGACCGAAAGACTCGTCTAA